The Vidua chalybeata isolate OUT-0048 chromosome 35, bVidCha1 merged haplotype, whole genome shotgun sequence nucleotide sequence cctcccaaaaattccccaaaattccctcccaaaaatccccgaaTTCCCAAacttttggggaatttttggggaaagcttggagaattttgggggattccgggaaattttttttgggggggggggttattTTTCTGGATATTTCTTGGTGGGGGGGCTCTTGggtctttttaaattttatttttggggtaattttttttgggggggggaattctgggatttttttgtatttttccggatttttgggggattttttcgCGATTTTTTTTGATTTACTGGGATTTTgtcgggatttttttttgggaggaggagtttttgggatttttttttgggttgttttttggttattttttggCTTTCCAGGCGCCTCCTGCGGCGGGGCCTGGCCgagcccctggagctgcccgGGAGCCGCGGCTCCGACGCCGTCGTCTGCGCCAAAGTCACCGACGTCGACTTCGACGGCGCCGCCGAGATCCTGCTGGGCACCTACGGCCAGGTGGGAGCCCGGGGCCCCAGATCCCTCAATTCCCACCCCAgattcccccaaaattcctcaattcccagcaattccccccaaattccctcaatTCCCCCCCAGATCCCTCAATTCCCGCCCCAgattcccccaaaattcctcaattcccagcaattcccccaaattccctcaatTCCCCCCCAGATCCCTCAATTCCCGCCCcagatccccccaaaattcctcaattcccagcaattcccccaaattccctcaatTCCCCCCCAGATCCCTCAATTCCCGCCctaaattcccccaaattccctcaattcccccccccaaattcctcaaTTCCcgccccaaattcccccaaattccctcaatTCCCAGCAATTCCCTCAAATTCCCTCAAttccctccccaaattcccccaaattccctcaattccccccaaattccctcaatTCCCTCAATTCCCAGCAATTCACtcaattccccccaaattccctcaatTCCCTCAATTCCCAGCAATTCCCTCAAATTCCCTCAATTCCCTCAAttccctccccaaattcccccaaattcccccaaattcccttaATTCCCGCCAAATTCCTCAAttccctccccaaattcccccaaagtCCCttatttcccagcatttcccccaaattcccccaaattcccttaATTCCCAgcaatttcccccaaattcccccaaattccctcaatTCCcacaaattcccccaaattccctcaattcccccccaaattcccccaaattcctcaattccctccccaaattcccccaaattcctcaattccctccccaaattcccccaaattcccttaATTCCCAgcaatttcccccaaattccctcaattccccccaaattccctcaattccccccaaatttcctcaaTTCCacccaatttcccccaatttccctcattttccttccattttccccaaattccctcaatTTCCCCCGAATTCCCTCaattccccccaatttcccccaaattccctcatttccccattatttcccccatttttccccatttcccccatttttctccattttccccaattcccccaaattccccaatttcccccattatttcccattttccccccaatttccccaatttttccccattatttcccattttcccccgaTTTCCCCATTATTCCCCATTTATTCCCCATTTATTCCCCATTATTCCCCATtattccccattatttccccaattcccccatttattccccattatttcccatttattccccattatttcccattttccccccaattccccttttccccaccccctgccaggagctgctgtgttaCAAATATTCCGGGGCGGATTCGGGCGATTTTGGCCAATTCCGGCCGCTCTGGGCGCGGCgcttcccctcccccctgcTGGCGCTGGAGCCGCTCGACCTGACGGGggatgggctgcaggagctggccgTGGTCTGCCTGGGGGGGCTGCACGTGCTCCAggtgggacccccaaatcccaaaattcccaaaattcccaaattccccaatccccaaatctcaaaattcccaaattccccaatccccaaatcccccaaatccccaaatccccaaaatccccaattccccaaaatcacaaatcccaaaattcccaaaatcccaaaattcccaaaatcccaaatccccaattccccaaaatcacaaatcccaaaattcccaaatccccaattccccaaaatcacaaatcccaaaattcccaaaatcccaaaattcccaaaatcccaagtCCCCAATTCCCCAAAAtcacaaatcccaaaattcccaaaatcccaaaattcccaaaatcccaaatccccaaatccccaaattcccaaattccaaaatttccaaaattccccaaaatcccaaattcccaaatctccaaaatcccaaatccccaaaatcacaaatccccaaaatcccaaaattcccaaaattcccaaaatcccaaattctaaaattcccaaattcccaaattccccaaaatcacaaatccccaaatccccaaatcccccaaatccccaaattccccaaattccccaaattcccaaatccccaaattccccaatccccaaatcccccaaatcccccaaatcccaaaatccccaaattcccccaaaattcccaaattcccaaatcccccaaatcccccaaatcccccaaatcccccaaattccccaaattccccaaattccccctcccATTCCCGCcgcccagcacagcctggagccGACGGCGCGGCTGCTCCGGGAGCGCCTGCGGAGGGAGGTGCAGCAAAAACGGGGCCAAAACCCCGAGAAACGGGAAAAAAACGcggaaaaacgggaaaaaaccacggaaaaacgggaaaaaaatatggaaaaacgggaaaaaaatatggaaaaacgggaaaaaacgCCGGAGAAAcgggagggaaaagaggaaatctgGGGAGAAAACCCCGAAGAACGggaagaaagcacagaaaaatgggaaaaaaacacggaaaaacgggaaaaaagcacggaaaattggggaaaaaccacggaaaattgggggaaaaaccCCGAgagttgggaaaaaaacctgggaaagcaggagaaaaacacggaaaaagtgggaaaaaccgcagaaaaacaagaaaaaaaaccggaaaaatgggaaaagaacacagagaaatgggggaaaacagcgggaaaatgggaagaaaagacggaaaattgggaaaaaaacccgGAAAATCGGGAAAAATCCCGGGAAAATCGGGAAAAATCCCGGGAAAATCGGGAAAAATCCCGGGCAAGGgccgaggaggaggaagaggaggaagaggagagcgggggggggggggccgcggggcccctccccccccccaaaatcccaataaaaAAATTCCCGGGAAAAATTCCCGAAAATCCTTCCctgaaatggggctggggggatttgggggattttttgggggggattttggggggattttggggaatttggggtccccagaagggactggggggggggattttgggggatttttggggggatttggggggaatttggggtccaGGGGGGGTccaggggaatttggggagggtttgggggtcccggctggggtttggggtcccccaAAGGCTCCCGGGGGGGGGTTCGGGGGTCCCAAAAGGGGCGGAgaccccaaatttggggaggggggggagggggcgaGGGGGtaccccaaatttgggggggggggggtccctgagggggttttttgggggtcccgaatttttttgggggaggtCCTTGgagagattttggggtcccagaagggattttgggggtcccggggtttttttgggggtcccgggggcgTTCCCGGGGTGGGGGCGGGGCCGAtcccgcccctcccccctcgccccgcccctccccccccccccaatggAGCTTTaacggcggcggcggcgggagcggacCCGGGGGGGAACAGgtaggagggggaaaagggggggggggtccccaaacccccccccgagcccccccaaaaccccccgcccctcccccacccccgggacccccccccccccgcccctcccccagccGCGGTTTTGGGGGGGAAGCGccggatttggggtggggggcgcgggggggggggggggggaggggcgggggtcGCTCCAttgggaggggggaggggaaggatgagcccccccccccaccaacccccacccccccaccccgaAATTGGCCCCAAAATCGCCggaattgggaaaaaattcccgAGCTCGGGGCTGGGAACaggtgggtgggggggggggcagcgaTTCCGCCcgaattcccagaaattccccccaaattcccgcGGCTCCCCCCGAGTCCCCCCGCGCCGCCCTGATTGTCcacaaatccccccaaatttccctttttccccccaaaaaaatcccggTTTTCCCTCgaaattccccttttttccctcgaaattctccattttcccccaaatttccccattttctccccatttcctcccACAATTTCCCACTTTCCCCTCGAAATTTCCCgttttcttccaaaattccccattttcctcccgaaaattctcatttttccctcaaaaattccccattttcttcccaaatttacAATTTCCCCCCCAAGATTCCCCATTTGCCCACAAAATCCTCCGTTTTCCCCTTGAAATTCCcgttttcccccaaaattttcctgttttccccttgaaactccccatttttccctcgAAATTCCCTATTTCCCTCCAAAATTCCCCATTTTGCTCCAAAAATTCTCCATTTTTATCTgaaattccccatttcccctcaaaattccccattttcccctcgaaattcccccaaatctcccccgAATCTCTTCAAATTCCCCGATTTTTCCCCTGATTTCCCCcgaattccccaaaattcccccagaTTTCCCCGAATCCCCCCGGATTCCACCGAAATTCCTTGGATTTCCTCCCAAAATCTCTGAATTCCCCGGAATTTTCCTCAAATTCACCCgaatcccccaaattccctcgAGTTCCCTTCCCaatttccctggaattcctgaAATTCTCCCGGATTTGCCCCAAATCTCCTGAATCCTCCCAAATCCTCTCATTTTCTCCCCCGAAGGCCAAAAATTCTCCCAcattttcccaaaaattccccaaaattccccaaaattcccctgaATCCCCATAAATCCCCCATATCTGGGCTCgaattcccaaaattctcccaaatTTCATCGCTccttcccccaaattcccccaaattcccacattttgccccaaattcccacattttgccccaaattccctcaaatTCCTGCagatttcctgaaatttccccACGTTCCCCCCTgaattcccccaaatcctccaaaatgtccccaaatcctcccccgATTTTCCCTGAATTCCTTCAATTCCtccaaatccccccccaaattccccaaattccctcaaattccccaaattccctcaaatTCCAccccagaaaccccaaaatttcccccagATTTCCCAAATCCTCACAATTCCCACAAATCTCCCCCCGAATCTCCCAAATTCCCGcgaatttccccccaaattctgccccaaatcccagaaattccccccaaatcccccccttttcccctccccccgcTGCCGGATCCCCCTCGGAAAACCCGGATTTGTCCTAAATCCCGGcttttccccaaatcctcccaaatccgccgggaaggaaaaaaaaaaacaacaaaaaaaggaaaaaaaaccgCAAAAAATCCGCAGTTTTGAGCGGAAAAGCGGCGGGATTTGGGTCTCGGGAGCTccaaaaagggaattttgggggaatttcccgggaattttggggggatttccCGGGAATTTGGGGTCGCCCGGCTCCGACCCTGCCCCGCGGGGCCTCAGTCCGGGGGAAAATCCCCGAAATTGGGCAAATCCTCGGAATGAaggaaaatcccccaaaactgGGGCGAATCCcgagggatttggggaaatccccgcgcggccccgcgggaCCTGGGGTTAATTAGTTCATTAATGAGGGGCATCGAGGGGCGTTAATTGGATTAATTGggggggaggagctgggggggcaggaaatggggctggaaattgggcaggagtggggcaggaatggggcaggaatCGGGCAGGAAATGGGGCAGGAGTGGGGCAGAAATtgggcaggagtggggcaggaatggggcaggagtGGGGCAGGAAATGGGGCAGGAGTGGGGCAGAAATtgggcaggagtggggcagGAATCGGGCAGAAAAGGGGCAGAAATGGGGCAGGAGTGGGGCAGGagtggggcaggaatggggcagaAAATGGGGCAGGAGTGGGGCAGAAATtgggcaggagtggggcaggaatggggcaggaatCGGGCAGGAAATGGGGCAGGAGTGGGGCAGAAATtgggcaggagtggggcaggaatggggcaggagtggggctggaaatggggcaggagtggggcaggaatggggctggaaatggggcaggagtggggcaggaatggggctgGAAATGGGGCAGGAGTGGGTCCGTTTTGGATCCGTGGGTCCAGTTTGAATCTGTGGGTCAGGGATCGATCCGTGGGGCCGGTTCGGATCTATGGGTCAGGGATCTGTGGGGCCGGTCCGGGGCCGGTTTGGGGCCGAGGGGCCGGTTTGGATCTATGGGTCCGGTTCGGATCTGTGGGGCCGGTTCGGATCTATGGGTCCGGTTCGGATCTGTGGGGCCGGTCCGGGGCCGGGGGGCCGGTTCGGATCTATGGGTCAGGGATCTCTGGGTTCGGTTGGGATCCGTGGGGCCGGTTCGGATCTCTGGGTTCGGTTGGGATCCGTGGGGCCGGTCCGGGGCCGGTTGGGATCTATGGGGCTGGATCGGATCTATGGGGCCGGTTGGGATCTGTGGGGCCGGTTCGGATCTCTGGGTTCGGTTCGGATCTGTGGGGCCGGTTGGGATCTATGGGGCTGGATCGGATCTCTGGGGCCGGTTCGGATCTGTGGGGCCGGTTGGGATCTATGGGTCAGGGATCTCTGGGGCCGGTCCGGGGCCGGTTGGGATCTATGGGGCTGGATCGGATCTATGGGGCCGGTTGGGATCTATGGGGCCGGTTCGGATCTGTGGGGCCGGTTCGGATCTGTGGGGCCGGTTGGGATCTATGGGTCAGGGATCTCTGGGGCCGGTCCGGGGCCGGTTGGGATCTATGGGGCTGGATCGGATCTATGGGGCCGGTTCGGATCTGTGGGGCCGGTTGGGATCTATGGGTCAGGGATCTCTGGGGCCGGTCCGGGGCCGGTTGGGATCTATGGGGCTGGATCGGATCTATGGGGCCGGTTGGGATCTATGGGGCTGGATCGGATCTATGGGGCCGGTTGGGATCTATGGGGCCGGtccggggccgggggggctccGGGCGGTTCCGGCTGCGGGGGCGGCTCCGGCCGCTCTTGGCAACCGCGCGGTTTCCATGGAAAccgggctgggggagggagggggagggggagggacccggcgggggagggggaggggccgCCCCGAACCGGCCCCACGGATCCCAACCGGCCCCATAGATCCCTGACCCATAGATCCCGACCGGCCCCACGGATCCCAACCGGCCCCATAGATCCCTGACCCATAGATCCCGACCGGCCCCATAGATCCGAACCGGCCCCACGGATCCCAACCGGCCCCATAGATCCCTGACCCATAGATCCCAACCGGCCCCATAGATCCGAACCGGCCCCACGGATCCCAACCGGCCCCATAGATCCCTGACCCATAGATCCCGACCGGCCCCATAGATCCCTGACCCATAGATCCAAACGGGCCCCATAGATCCGAACCAGACCCACAGATCCAAACCAGACCCACAGATCCGAACCAGACCCACAGATCCCTGACCCATAGATCCAAACCGGCCCCATAGATCCGAACTGGCCCCATAGATCACAACTGGCCCCATGGATCCAAACCGGCCCCACTGATCCGAACCGGCCCCAGAGATCACAACTGGCCCCATGGATCCGAACCGGCCCCACTGATCCGAACTGGCCCCTGACCTATGGATCTAAACCAGCCCAATATTCCTGATCCATGGccaaatcccagccccacatcccagccccatggacccatcccagccccacatccctgATCCCATTTCCCCCCGCAGGCTCCTCGTAGGGCGCCACAGCTTTGccccacatcccaaatccctgatcCCACATCCCCAGTCCCTGATCCCATAACCCAACCCCACACCTCCCGACCCCGCAGGCTCCTTGTGGGGCGCCACAGCTGTGCCCCACATCCCAAATTCCCGATCCCACATCCCCAGTCCCCGATCCCATAACCCAAACCCCATCTCCCGATCCCACATCCCTGACCCCACATCCCTGACCCCATATCCTGACCCCACATCCCTGACCCCACATCCTGACCCCACACCTCCCGGCCCCGCAGGCTCCTCGTGGGGTGCCATGGCTGTGCCCCATATctcacatcccacatcccaaatccctaatcccagatcccaaattcctgacCCCACATCCCTGACCCCATCTCCTGACCCCACATCCCTGACCCCATCTCCTGACCCCACATCCCTGACCCCACATCCCTGACCCCACATCCTGACCCCACATCCCTGACCCCACATCCCTGACCCCACATCCTGACCCCATCTCCCGACCCCACATCCCTGACCCCACATCCCTGACCCCACATCCCTGACCCCACATCCCTGACCCCACATCCTGACCCCACACCTCCCGACCCCGCAGGCTCCTCGTGGGGCGCCATGGCGGCGCTGGGCCTGGCGCTGGcggcctggctgctgctgagcccgCGGGGCTGCGCGGCGGCGGCCGACGGCCCCAACGGCACGTGCCGGGGCTCGGCGCGGTGCCAGCCCGGCGTCCTCCTGCCCGTGTGGCAGCCGGACGAGCCGGCGGCCGGCGACAAGGCGGCGCGCGCCATCGTCTACTTCGTGGCCATGATGTACCTGTTCCTGGGCGTGTCCATCATCGCCGACCGCTTCATGGCCTCCATCGAGGTGATCACGTCGCGCGAGAAGGAGATCACCGTCACCAAGGCCAACGGCGAGACCAGCGTGGGCACCGTGCGCATCTGGAACGAGACCGTCTCCAACCTGACACTGATGGCGCTGGGCTCCTCGGCGCCCGAGATCCTCCTGTCGCTCATCGAGGTGTGCGGGCACCGCTTCCAGGCCGGCGAGCTGGGCCCGGGCACCATCGTGGGCAGCGCCGCCTTCAACATGTTCGTGGTGATCGCCGTGTGCGTCTACGCCATCCCGGCGGGCGAGAGCCGCCGCATCAAGCACCTGCGCGTCTTCTTCGTCACGGCCTCGTGGAGCATCTTCGCCTACATCTGGCTCTACCTCATCCTGGCCGTCATCACGCCGGGCGTGGTGCAGGTGTGGGAGGCCTTCCTGACGCTGCTCTTCTTCCCGGCGTGCGTGGTGTTCGCCTGGGCGGCCGACAAGCGCCTGCTCTTCTACAAGTACGTCTACAAGCGCTACCGCGCCGACCCGCGCAGCGGCATCATCATCGGCACCGAGGCCGAGCGCCCGCCCAAGGACCTGGAGGCCGACGGCGGCTTCCCGGCGCTGCCCGAGCCCGAGCCCGCCGCCGGCGCCTCGCCCTCGCCCACGCCcgaggagaaggagctggacGAGAGCCGGCGCGAGGTGATCCAGATCCTCAAGGACCTGAAGCAGAAGCACCcggagaaggagctggagcagctgctggacgCCGCCAACTACATGGCGCTGGTGCACCAGCAGAAGAGCCGCGCCTTCTACCGCATCCAGGCCACGCGGCTCATGACCGGCGCCGGCAACGTGCTCAAGAAGCACGCGGCCGAGGCGGCGCGGCGCtcgcccgccccgcccggcgaGGACGACGAGGACGACGAGGAGGACGAGGCGTGCAGCCGCATCTTCTTCGAGCCGTGCCTCTACCACTGCCTGGAGAACTGCGGCTCGGTGACGCTGGCCGTGGCGTGCCAGCAGGGCCTGGGCGCCAACCAGACCTTCTACGTGGACTTCCGCACCGAGGACGGCTCGGCCAAGGCGGGCTCGGACTACGAGTACAGCGAGGGCACGCTCATCTTCAAGCCGGGCGAGACGCGCAAGGAGCTGGCCATCGGCATCATCGACGACGACATCTTCGAGGAGGACGAGCACTTCTTCGTGCGCCTGCTGAACCTGCGCGTGGGCGACGCCGAGGGCATGTTCGAGGCCGACTCCGAGGACCACCCCAAGGGCAAGCTGGTGGCGCCGCTGGTGGCCACGGTGACCATCCTGGACGACGACCACGCCGGCATCTTCGGCTTCCGGGAGCGCTCGGTGCGCGTCAGCGAGTGCCAGGGCCACGTGGAGGTGACGGTGGTGCGCAGCTCCGGCGCGCGCGGCACCGTCATGGTGCCCTTCCGCACCGTGGAGGGGACGGCGCGCGGCGGCGGCGTCGACTACGAGGACGCCAGCGGGGAGCTGGAGTTCCGCAACGACGAGACGGCGTGAGGGGGGAGGGGCacgggggtgggggtggggcaGGGCGTGGTTGGGTCGTTGGTTGGGTGgagatggaggaggaagaggatggttGGGTGCTGGGTTGGGTTGAgatggaagaggaagaggatggtTGGAacaatggatggatggaagaggaagaagatggatgatggatggaggtggaagaggaagaggatggtTGGGTCATTGGTTGGGTGGAgatggaagaggaagagaatggatggatggatgatggatggagatggaagatgatgatgatgatgctgaATGATGATGAGATTGgatgacgatgatgatgatgatggtggatgatgatggtgatgatgatgacgatgaCGACCCTGAGGCCGAGGGTGCCCCGTGTCCCGCCCCAGGAAGACGCTGCAGGTGAAGATCGTGGACGACGAGGAGTACGAGAAGAAGGAGAACTTCTTCATCGAGCTGGGGACGCCGCGCTGGCTCAAGCGCGGCATCTCGGGTACGGGGCCACCGCAGGCGGGGCCACCGAGGGCGGGGCCACCGAGGGCGGGGTCACCGAGGGCGGGGTCACGGGGGTCTCACCGCTgtccctcccctctctcctcagctCTTCTGCTCGCCCAAGGTAGGAGCCTTCGGCCTCGGACGCGCCCCATGACCATGGATGTGCCATGAGCGTGTATGTCGCCGTGTCCCACGCCGTGTCCTCGTGCCACGGCCTCATCACGGCCCCGTGAGGTGTCCCCATGAGCACGCCCGCGACCGCGCGGCGTCCCCAcgccgtgtccccctgtccccacgcTCGTGTCGCGTTCCCGGGGCCGTTTGGTGTCCCCATGGCCACGTGCCACGTCCCCATCACCGTGCCGTGTCCCCTTGGCCATGTGCCATGTgccatgtccccgtgtccccgtgtccccacaccATGTCCCCATGGCCATGTGCCACGTCCCCATCACCGTGCCGTGTCCCCATGGCCACGTGCcacgtccccgtgtccccatcttgtccccacgtccccatgccgtgtcccctccgtgtccctgGTGACGTGGCGGCTGTGTCCCCACTGTGTCCCCACCACGTCCCCATCATGTCCTGTGTCCCTACaccgtgtccccatgtccccccatcGTGTCCCCACACTATGTCCCCACCacgtccccatgtccccacaccgtgtccccaccgtgtccccatAGTGTCCCCACGCCATGTCCCCATCATGTCCCCACGTCCCCCCATCGTGTCCCCCCTTGTGTCCCCAttgtgtcccccatgtccccccattGTGTCGTGTCCCCAtcatgtcccatgtccccaccgtgtccccgccgtgtccccacggtgtccccgccgtgtccccatTGTGTCCCCATTGTGTCCCCAttgtgtccccatgtccccaccatgtccccatgtccccatcgTGTCCCCAtcgtgtccccatgtccccaccatgtccccaccatgtccccgccgtgtccccgccgtgtccccacggtgtccccgccgtgtccccgcgcAGGGGACGGGGAGCGGCAGCTGTCggccgaggaggaggaggcgcggCGCATCGCCGACATGGGCAAGCCGGTGCTGGGCGACAACCGGCGCCTCGAGGTGGTCATCGAGGAGTCCTACGACTTCAAGGTGACCCCGGGGACacccttggggacaccgggggacggcggcggtggcgggggtggggggggggacacacggCCTGACCGGCgccccccggtgtccccggtgtccccagaaCACGGTGGACAAGCTGATGAAGAAAACCAACCTGGCCACCGTCATCGGCACGCACTCGTGGCGCGAGCAGTTCCTGGAGGCCATCACCGTCAGCGCAGGTGGCACGGGCGCCCCgaggtgtccccaagtgtccccgaggtgtccccagggtccccagagcagccacgGTGTCCCCCCGCCACCCCCAGCGTCCTCGGGGTCACCGTCAGCGCGGGTGGCCGGAGGTCCCCAAGCTCCCCTTGGCGTCCCCAAGGCCCTCTCGGGGTCCTCCCGCCTTGCCCCGTGTCCACAGTGTCCAGCCTTCGGGTGCCACCCTGGTGCcaccaccctggggaccccaagGCCACCAAGTCGGTGACCCCACCTTGATGCCACCACcatgggaaccccaaaactgctgccACCACCTTGGGGACCCCAACCCTGGTGCCACCACTTAGGggaccccagtgccaccaccatGGGGACCCCAACCCTGATGCCACCACCTTGGTGACCCCAAGCCTGGTGGAGCCACCACCTTGGGGACCCCCAAGCCTTGATGCCACCACCTTGGGGATTCCAACTTTGGTGCCACAACCTTGGTGACGCCAACCCTGGTGCCACCACCATGGGCCACCCCCAACCTTGATGCCACCACCCTGGTGACCCCAATGCCACCAACTCGGTGACCCCACCTTGATGCCACCACCTTGGGGACCCCCAACCATTGTGGTGCACCCACCATGGAgaccccagccctggtgccaccACCCTGGTGACCCCAACCCTGGTGGTGCCACCACCTTGGGGATGCCCAACCCTGGTGTCACCACCGTGGGCCACCCCCAACCTTGATGCCACCACC carries:
- the SLC8A2 gene encoding sodium/calcium exchanger 2 isoform X1, giving the protein MAALGLALAAWLLLSPRGCAAAADGPNGTCRGSARCQPGVLLPVWQPDEPAAGDKAARAIVYFVAMMYLFLGVSIIADRFMASIEVITSREKEITVTKANGETSVGTVRIWNETVSNLTLMALGSSAPEILLSLIEVCGHRFQAGELGPGTIVGSAAFNMFVVIAVCVYAIPAGESRRIKHLRVFFVTASWSIFAYIWLYLILAVITPGVVQVWEAFLTLLFFPACVVFAWAADKRLLFYKYVYKRYRADPRSGIIIGTEAERPPKDLEADGGFPALPEPEPAAGASPSPTPEEKELDESRREVIQILKDLKQKHPEKELEQLLDAANYMALVHQQKSRAFYRIQATRLMTGAGNVLKKHAAEAARRSPAPPGEDDEDDEEDEACSRIFFEPCLYHCLENCGSVTLAVACQQGLGANQTFYVDFRTEDGSAKAGSDYEYSEGTLIFKPGETRKELAIGIIDDDIFEEDEHFFVRLLNLRVGDAEGMFEADSEDHPKGKLVAPLVATVTILDDDHAGIFGFRERSVRVSECQGHVEVTVVRSSGARGTVMVPFRTVEGTARGGGVDYEDASGELEFRNDETAKTLQVKIVDDEEYEKKENFFIELGTPRWLKRGISALLLAQGDGERQLSAEEEEARRIADMGKPVLGDNRRLEVVIEESYDFKNTVDKLMKKTNLATVIGTHSWREQFLEAITVSAGGDEDEDDEGREERLPSCFDYVMHFLTVFWKVLFACVPPTALLGGWAAFGVSILLLALLTALIGDLAAHFGCTLGLKDSVNAVVFVALGTSIPDTFASRVAALQDPCADASIGNVTGSNAVNVFLGLGLAWSVAAVYWAAQGRPFRVPPGTLAFPVTLFTIFAFLAIGVLLWRRRAPIGGELGGPRAPKVLTAGLFLLLWLLYVLFASLEAYCHIQGF
- the SLC8A2 gene encoding sodium/calcium exchanger 2 isoform X2; this translates as MAALGLALAAWLLLSPRGCAAAADGPNGTCRGSARCQPGVLLPVWQPDEPAAGDKAARAIVYFVAMMYLFLGVSIIADRFMASIEVITSREKEITVTKANGETSVGTVRIWNETVSNLTLMALGSSAPEILLSLIEVCGHRFQAGELGPGTIVGSAAFNMFVVIAVCVYAIPAGESRRIKHLRVFFVTASWSIFAYIWLYLILAVITPGVVQVWEAFLTLLFFPACVVFAWAADKRLLFYKYVYKRYRADPRSGIIIGTEAERPPKDLEADGGFPALPEPEPAAGASPSPTPEEKELDESRREVIQILKDLKQKHPEKELEQLLDAANYMALVHQQKSRAFYRIQATRLMTGAGNVLKKHAAEAARRSPAPPGEDDEDDEEDEACSRIFFEPCLYHCLENCGSVTLAVACQQGLGANQTFYVDFRTEDGSAKAGSDYEYSEGTLIFKPGETRKELAIGIIDDDIFEEDEHFFVRLLNLRVGDAEGMFEADSEDHPKGKLVAPLVATVTILDDDHAGIFGFRERSVRVSECQGHVEVTVVRSSGARGTVMVPFRTVEGTARGGGVDYEDASGELEFRNDETAKTLQVKIVDDEEYEKKENFFIELGTPRWLKRGISALLLAQGDGERQLSAEEEEARRIADMGKPVLGDNRRLEVVIEESYDFKNTVDKLMKKTNLATVIGTHSWREQFLEAITVSAGDEDEDDEGREERLPSCFDYVMHFLTVFWKVLFACVPPTALLGGWAAFGVSILLLALLTALIGDLAAHFGCTLGLKDSVNAVVFVALGTSIPDTFASRVAALQDPCADASIGNVTGSNAVNVFLGLGLAWSVAAVYWAAQGRPFRVPPGTLAFPVTLFTIFAFLAIGVLLWRRRAPIGGELGGPRAPKVLTAGLFLLLWLLYVLFASLEAYCHIQGF